Proteins encoded within one genomic window of Acipenser ruthenus chromosome 32, fAciRut3.2 maternal haplotype, whole genome shotgun sequence:
- the LOC131703014 gene encoding reticulon-4 receptor-like 2 codes for MFDCNLKLSLKMIFISLPHLSLSPSHQVLWLYSNNISSIKPDSFSDMRDLEELDLGDNPSLRTLHPDSFRGLDKLQSLHIYRCQLGTLPGNIFKKLYSLQFLYLQDNLLQHIQDNLFSDLVNLTHLFLHGNRIRVLSENVFRGLVNLDRLLLHENRVRQVNRKAFRDLGHLTTLFLFNNALTDLPASALSDLSSLQFLRLNGNPWSCSCQARPIWEWFRQVRISSSKLLCAGPEERKGLDLRFLREIDFAPCPMMPYYPRARVTYTFSTRTRWWFPKSGKASGGNSDKSKGLDGKKGQQQDNSYISPDKSQTKSYEAESTLTKVKEQDYWEKYENEDSTIRCYKLDCLKEANGKSRGVCPDASLFLLSLSLTLTLSLSLTLHFLFPETM; via the exons ATGTTTGACTGTAACTTGAAATTGAGCTTGAAAATGATCTTCATCTctctcccccacctctctctctctccctctcatcaggTCCTGTGGCTCTACTCCAACAACATCAGCTCCATCAAACCCGATTCCTTCAGCGACATGCGAGATCTGGAGGAGCTGGACCTGGGGGATAACCCCTCCCTGCGCACCCTCCATCCTGACTCCTTCCGGGGGCTGGACaagctgcagagcctgcacatataccgctgccagctggggaccctgcccggaaacatcttcaaaaaactctacagcctgcagttcctttacctgcaggacaacctgctgcaacacatccag gaCAATCTCTTCTCAGACCTGGTGAATCTCACTCACCTCTTCCTCCACGGCAACCGAATCCGAGTCCTGTCCGAAAATGTCTTCAGAGGGCTGGTCAACCTGGACAGGCTCCTCCTCCACGAGAACCGAGTGCGACAGGTCAACCGCAAAGCCTTCAGGGACCTGGGTCACCTCACCACCCTCTTCCTCTTCAACAACGCCCTAACAGACCTCCCTGCTTCGGCCCTCTCCGATCTCTCGTCTCTGCAGTTCCTCAGACTCAACGGAAACCCCTGGAGCTGCTCCTGCCAGGCCCGCCccatctgggaatggttccgtCAGGTCCGGATCTCCAGCTCCAAGCTCCTCTGCGCCGGTCCCGAGGAGAGGAAAGGTCTAGATTTGAGGTTCTTGAGAGAAATCGATTTCGCTCCCTGCCCCATGATGCCTTACTATCCGAGAGCCCGCGTCACTTACACCTTCAGCACCAGAACGAGATGGTGGTTCCCCAAATCGGGCAAGGCAAGCGGGGGGAATTCGGACAAATCTAAAGGCTTGGATGGAAAGAAAGGGCAACAGCAAGACAACAGTTACATCAGTCCagataaaagtcaaaccaaaAGTTACGAAGCTGAGTCCACATTGACGAAAGTTAAAGAGCAAGACTACTGGGAGAAATATGAAAACGAAGACTCCACTATTCGTTGTTACAAGTTGGATTGTTTGAAAGAAGCAAACGGGAAATCCAGAGGCGTTTGTCCAGACGcgtccctctttctcctctctctctccctcactctcaccctctccctctctctcacccttcactttctttttcctgaaaccatgtga